The genomic region ACCCCCGCTGTGTCAGGGGCGCACGCGGCCAGAGTAACCGCGTGGCCCCGGACCCGGTGAGGCTGTCCCACGTGGCGGACTGCATTCTGTGCGCGGGGGGTCCGCACGGGTTACACCCTTCCGCGGCACCCCGGAGAACGCCCAGGCATGCACGAGGTCGGCATCGGCCGATAGTGTTCAGCATTGTCGAACTACGTCAGCAGGAGGCTGCGCCATGGCACGGAACATCCAGTCGCTCGAACGAGCCGCTGCGATGCTGCGACTCCTGGCGGGCGGGGAGCGCCGTCTGGGTCTCTCGGACGTGGCCTCCTCCCTCGGCCTGGCCAAGGGCACCGCGCACGGGATCCTGCGCACCCTGCAGGCCGAGGGGTTCGTGGAGCAGGACCCCGCGTCCGGCCGCTACCAGCTGGGCGCGGAGCTGCTGCGCCTGGGCAACAGCTACCTGGACGTGCACGAGCTGCGCGCCCGCGCCCTGGTCTGGACGGACGACCTGGCCCGGGCGAGCGGCGAGAGCGTGTACGTGGGGGTGCTGCACCAGAGCGGGGTGCTGATCATGCACCACGTGTTCCGGCCCGACGACAGCCGTCAGGTGCTGGAGGTCGGGGCCATGCAGCCGCTGCACTCCACGGCCCTGGGCAAGGTGCTGTCGGCATACGACCCCGTCGCGCACACCCAGGTGCTGGAGGTGGAGCGGGAGGCGTTCACCCCCCGTACGGTCATCGACGGCGCTGGCTTCGAGGAGATCCTGGACCTGACCCGGGCACGCGGCTGGGCCTCCGACGTCGAGGAGACCTGGGAGGGCATCGCGTCGGTGGCCGCGCCCATCCACGACCGGCGCAGGATGCCCGTCGGCGCGGTGGCCGTCGCGGGGGCCGTGGAGCGCGTCTGCGGGGAGTCCGGGGAGCCC from Streptomyces sp. NBC_00190 harbors:
- a CDS encoding IclR family transcriptional regulator, which gives rise to MARNIQSLERAAAMLRLLAGGERRLGLSDVASSLGLAKGTAHGILRTLQAEGFVEQDPASGRYQLGAELLRLGNSYLDVHELRARALVWTDDLARASGESVYVGVLHQSGVLIMHHVFRPDDSRQVLEVGAMQPLHSTALGKVLSAYDPVAHTQVLEVEREAFTPRTVIDGAGFEEILDLTRARGWASDVEETWEGIASVAAPIHDRRRMPVGAVAVAGAVERVCGESGEPRASLVASVRDCARSVSRDLGAGRF